Proteins found in one Larimichthys crocea isolate SSNF chromosome I, L_crocea_2.0, whole genome shotgun sequence genomic segment:
- the LOC104932270 gene encoding protein FAM199X has product MSESLYEKFLAPEEPFPLLSQRANLSDVGTLDVSDFGCQLSSCHRTDPLHRFHSNRWNLTSCGTSVASSECSEELFSSVSVGDQDDCYSLLDDQELTSLDLFPEGSVCSDVSSSISTYWDWSDSEFEWQLPGSDIASGSDVLSDIIPSVPSSPCLFSKRKPKPHPHRNLDELPWSAMTNDEQVEYIEYLSRKVSTEMGLREQLDIIKIIDPCAQISPTDSEFIIELNCLTDEKLKQVRNYIREHSPRQRASSTREGWKRSSHSSASTGGVSGASSSNASMVSSASSSTGSTASNSIAGGTASACSGSSVANISRAHSDGNLSSAAERIRDSKKRSKQRKLQQKALRKRQLKEQRQARKERLSGLFLNEEVLSLRVTEEDDHNDDLDILM; this is encoded by the exons ATGTCTGAATCTCTGTACGAGAAGTTTTTGGCCCCGGAGGAgcctttccctctcctctcccaaaGAGCCAACCTCAGCGATGTGGGAACCCTGGACGTCAGCGACTTCGGCTGCCAGCTCTCATCTTGTCACAGGACGGATCCTCTACACCGCTTCCACAGTAACAG GTGGAACCTAACTTCCTGTGGGACGAGTGTCGCCAGCTCGGAGTGCAGCGAGGAGCTCTTCTCCTCCGTGTCCGTGGGGGATCAGGACGACTGTTACTCCCTCCTGGATGATCAGGAACTAACGTCTCTGGACCTGTTTCCAGAGGGCAGTGTTTGCAGCGatgtctcctcctccatcagcacCTATTGGGACTGGTCCGACAGCGAGTTTGAGTGGCAG TTGCCAGGAAGTGACATTGCCAGCGGCAGCGATGTCCTCTCTGACATCATCCCGAGCGTGCCAAGTTCACCCTGTCTCTTCTCGAAGAGGAAGCCTAAGCCCCACCCGCATCGTAACCTGGACGAGCTACCATGGAGCGCCATGACCAACGATGAGCAG GTGGAGTACATCGAGTACCTGAGTCGGAAGGTCAGCACAGAGATGGGCCTGAGGGAGCAGCTCGACATCATCAAGATCATCGACCCCTGCGCTCAGATCTCTCCCACCGACAGCGAGTTCATCATCGAGCTCAACTGTCTGACCGACGAGAAACTCAAACAG GTGCGTAACTACATCAGAGAGCACAGCCCCAGGCAGCGTGCCAGCAGCACCAGAGAGGGCTGGAAGAGGAGCAGCCACAGCAGCGCGAGCACCGGCGGCGTCAGTggagccagcagcagcaacgcCAGCATGGTCAGCTCAGCCAGCTCCTCTACCGGCTCCACTGCCTCCAACTCCATAGCAG GTGGGACAGCATCAGCCTGTAGTGGAAGCAGTGTTGCCAACATCAGCAGAGCTCACAGCGATGGCAACCTGTCCAGTGCTGCAGAACGTATACGAGACTCTAAA AAACGCTCCAAGCAGCGCAAGCTTCAGCAGAAAGCCCTGCGGAAGCGGCAGCTGAAAGAGCAGCGACAGGCCCGCAAGGAGCGACTGAGTGGACTGTTTCTGAACGAGGAGGTGCTGTCGCTGCGGGTGACGGAGGAGGACGACCACAACGACGACCTGGACATACTGATGTGA